In the Leptolyngbya sp. FACHB-261 genome, one interval contains:
- a CDS encoding fertility inhibition FinO-like protein produces the protein MTIPGRMELTVKISQFPENFKTVENGWKQIQVEVGGKEITIKMRPRMFNKLEKAKAEYPEWIASIAGQMGPNTPKGFILLEPNLQVFERKPRPEVAAASQADAN, from the coding sequence ATGACAATTCCAGGCAGGATGGAGCTGACCGTTAAAATCAGCCAGTTTCCCGAAAATTTCAAAACCGTAGAAAACGGTTGGAAGCAGATCCAGGTGGAGGTGGGGGGCAAAGAAATCACGATCAAAATGCGGCCCAGGATGTTCAACAAGCTAGAGAAAGCCAAGGCTGAGTATCCAGAGTGGATCGCCTCAATTGCAGGCCAGATGGGACCCAATACGCCTAAAGGATTTATCCTTTTAGAGCCCAACCTTCAAGTCTTTGAGCGTAAGCCCAGACCTGAGGTTGCGGCAGCTAGTCAGGCTGACGCTAACTGA
- a CDS encoding DUF2470 domain-containing protein, protein MSEPFSTEISQRICAHMNQDHTDAIALYAKTFGGAPEVTVAEMVSIDAQGMNLMTELKGAVVPLRINFDHVLKDAEDAHHTLIAMLKQAQTQLR, encoded by the coding sequence ATGTCTGAACCTTTTTCAACTGAAATTAGTCAACGCATCTGCGCGCACATGAATCAGGACCATACAGATGCCATCGCCCTTTACGCCAAAACCTTTGGTGGGGCACCAGAAGTGACAGTTGCAGAAATGGTTTCCATTGATGCTCAAGGTATGAACTTGATGACTGAACTCAAGGGCGCTGTCGTCCCCCTGCGCATTAACTTTGACCATGTGCTCAAAGATGCTGAGGATGCTCACCACACCCTGATCGCAATGCTGAAGCAGGCACAAACCCAGCTTCGCTAG